The Cherax quadricarinatus isolate ZL_2023a chromosome 53, ASM3850222v1, whole genome shotgun sequence genome includes a region encoding these proteins:
- the LOC128692363 gene encoding probable phosphoserine aminotransferase isoform X1, whose translation MAQHISYFSPGPAKIPDEVLAQVQEQLINFDTTGVSIMELSHRSKDFAKFMDKTEAVVRDLLCVPDNYRVLFMQGGGSGQFAAVPLNLISRTGKADYIVTGSWSSKAAKEAAKYGKVNYVVAKTERYTGVPDRSSWTFDPDASYVYYCANETIEGVEFHDVPEVPKGVPLVCDMSSNYFSKPVDVSKYGLIYGGAQKNIGCAGVTLVIIREDLLGKPQPICPTILDYTIMSKNKSLYNTPPSFAIHVLGEVLAWVKKEGGMAEMERRSVQKSKMIYTIIDNSSGFYSNNIQPRSRSYMNVVFRVGEGGGNEELEKKFLEKAAHQGLLSLKGHRSVGGIRASLYNAITIDDTQRLANFMKNFREENKI comes from the exons aTGGCTCAACACATAAGTTACTTCTCACCAGGACCTGCAAAAATACCAGACGAG GTGCTTGCACAGGTGCAAGAACAACTGATAAACTTCGATACCACTGGCGTAAGCATCATGGAACTTTCTCACCGATCTAAGGATTTTGCAAAGTTCATGGATAAAACCGAGGCTGTTGTCAGAGATTTGCT GTGTGTACCAGACAACTATCGTGTGCTCTTCATGCAAGGTGGCGGATCAGGACAGTTTGCTGCAGTCCCTCTCAACCTCATCTCCAGGACGGGCAAAGCAGATTACATAGTTACCG GGTCGTGGTCATCCAAGGCAGCGAAGGAGGCTGCCAAGTACGGGAAAGTCAACTATGTGGTGGCCAAGACTGAGCGCTACACTGGTGTCCCTGACAGGTCCAGTTGGACCTTTGACCCTGATGCCTCTTACGTCTATTATTGTGCCAACGAGACCATTGAAG GTGTGGAATTCCATGACGTGCCCGAGGTGCCCAAGGGAGTGCCCCTTGTATGTGATATGTCTTCAAATTACTTCAGCAAGCCTGTTGATGTGTCTAAG TATGGACTTATTTATGGAGGAGCTCAGAAAAACATAGGCTGTGCAGGTGTAACACTTGTTATTATCAGGGAAGATCTATTGGGAAAGCCACAACCTATATGCCCAACTATTTTGGATTACACCATTATGTCAAAGAATAAATCGCTCTACAATACTCCACCTTCATTTGC AATTCATGTGCTTGGAGAGGTGTTAGCTTGGGTGAAAAAGGAAGGTGGCATGGCGGAGATGGAGAGACGATCAGTACAAAAGAGCAAAATGATCTATACCATCATAGACAACTCTAGTGGCTTCTACAGTAACAACATACAGCCTAGAAGTAG ATCCTACATGAATGTGGTGTTccgtgtaggtgaaggtggtggtaatgAGGAGCTAGAGAAGAAGTTCTTGGAGAAGGCAGCCCACCAAGGTCTTCTCTCACTCAAGGGCCACAG ATCCGTGGGTGGGATCCGCGCATCTCTGTACAATGCCATCACCATTGATGACACTCAACGGCTGGCAAACTTCATGAAGAACTTCAGGGAGGAGAACAAAATCTAA
- the LOC128692363 gene encoding probable phosphoserine aminotransferase isoform X2 yields the protein MQGGGSGQFAAVPLNLISRTGKADYIVTGSWSSKAAKEAAKYGKVNYVVAKTERYTGVPDRSSWTFDPDASYVYYCANETIEGVEFHDVPEVPKGVPLVCDMSSNYFSKPVDVSKYGLIYGGAQKNIGCAGVTLVIIREDLLGKPQPICPTILDYTIMSKNKSLYNTPPSFAIHVLGEVLAWVKKEGGMAEMERRSVQKSKMIYTIIDNSSGFYSNNIQPRSRSYMNVVFRVGEGGGNEELEKKFLEKAAHQGLLSLKGHRSVGGIRASLYNAITIDDTQRLANFMKNFREENKI from the exons ATGCAAGGTGGCGGATCAGGACAGTTTGCTGCAGTCCCTCTCAACCTCATCTCCAGGACGGGCAAAGCAGATTACATAGTTACCG GGTCGTGGTCATCCAAGGCAGCGAAGGAGGCTGCCAAGTACGGGAAAGTCAACTATGTGGTGGCCAAGACTGAGCGCTACACTGGTGTCCCTGACAGGTCCAGTTGGACCTTTGACCCTGATGCCTCTTACGTCTATTATTGTGCCAACGAGACCATTGAAG GTGTGGAATTCCATGACGTGCCCGAGGTGCCCAAGGGAGTGCCCCTTGTATGTGATATGTCTTCAAATTACTTCAGCAAGCCTGTTGATGTGTCTAAG TATGGACTTATTTATGGAGGAGCTCAGAAAAACATAGGCTGTGCAGGTGTAACACTTGTTATTATCAGGGAAGATCTATTGGGAAAGCCACAACCTATATGCCCAACTATTTTGGATTACACCATTATGTCAAAGAATAAATCGCTCTACAATACTCCACCTTCATTTGC AATTCATGTGCTTGGAGAGGTGTTAGCTTGGGTGAAAAAGGAAGGTGGCATGGCGGAGATGGAGAGACGATCAGTACAAAAGAGCAAAATGATCTATACCATCATAGACAACTCTAGTGGCTTCTACAGTAACAACATACAGCCTAGAAGTAG ATCCTACATGAATGTGGTGTTccgtgtaggtgaaggtggtggtaatgAGGAGCTAGAGAAGAAGTTCTTGGAGAAGGCAGCCCACCAAGGTCTTCTCTCACTCAAGGGCCACAG ATCCGTGGGTGGGATCCGCGCATCTCTGTACAATGCCATCACCATTGATGACACTCAACGGCTGGCAAACTTCATGAAGAACTTCAGGGAGGAGAACAAAATCTAA